In Gossypium hirsutum isolate 1008001.06 chromosome D01, Gossypium_hirsutum_v2.1, whole genome shotgun sequence, the genomic window ATGCACTCAGACTCATGTAATCATTTTGTCAAATGTATAAACAATCATCAGCTCCAATCATTTATATACCTCAATCAAATTACTAGATCATAAGTCATAACACACTTACCTAGAAGAATTATAAATGTTCATCTTAAggattttccttgaaattttataTCTTTCTGCACTCAAACTTTACCTGGATACTCATCAATCCACTTTTAAGTAATGAAAGTTCTGCATATACTATCCTTGCTTTTGTATAATTTTTCATAAGTTTTACTTGTCCGCTAAACACTTCGGGTCTATCATTGTTCAATAAATCTTACACATACGATTCACAAATAGGAGCCAAAGTGGAGACTCACCTGACACCCACTTACAAAAGCTTGAATGTCAGGTCCAAACATCTGACTTCAAATCAGCAACAATCATTGCTCAAAGAACATAAAAGTATCATCAAAAAcccattcatatacatttcacaatGTTCTCAAACATTAACAACCTCAATGCAAAGctcatttttctttaatcttaCTATTCACCAAAGTTAACAGACTTACTCTTCAGGATTCCACATGCATAACTAAAATATTCACTCAAGATATGATGAAAACTCCTACTTTAAATCTGATATTCAATTTCAACTCAAAGATAACAAACTGTATTCAACTTCAAGAGGAAGCCTACATCAACATCCTAatgggaggaagaagaaaaagtcATTTTCTCAAGCCCATttaactaatacatatttatagaTAAGACCTATGTTCCTATAGTGAAACTTGACACGTGTCACGCTCTTTCAAAATATCTTCATTAATGGTCTACAACTGTAAATGTGATTATAAATAAGAATTCAATATAAACAATATCCTGTTACTCTAACTAGAGGGTCCCTAACTACTACACTTACAATACAACTAGCACAGTAACTCTAGTAACATGGCGCACAACGCCTTAGGTGAGTACTCCTTCCATAGTCATCTCTTCTCTTGGTTGTTATCTCATTCCAACCAACATAAGGATTTATCATTAAACCACTCTCGACTTAAACATTGTTATGAATATGCTCATTTTGTATGTTGAAGGAAACTCTTGGGCAGATACTGCATCACCAAACATTTTAATTTGAGTCTACTTGCCAAAACTAGAGTGTTAcaaaacatgtcacaaacatgagcacgaaaatataaatattttcttaaactgaatttatatataaattatattatgaattaataaacaATATGAACACAACTTGACTACTCATTTTATAAATAGAATGACAATAATAAATTATCGACATAATATCAAAATTGGCCCTAAAGTTTACATCTTTCGATATTTTGACCATAAttcttgcttcttcttttttggaGCATTTTGGCCCATAACATTTAATTTTAAGTCGAATTACTTTTTTTAACAGAAAATGCTAATTGAGCTATTAAAAGTTAATTTTCCTAACGTGATGTTATAATGtgtaaacattttaaattatgttgttTTAGCCACATCATTGAAAATGTTTGTACATCATATCTCCACATTAACACCAATAACTTTGAACAGACCAATCagcattttatgtaaaaaaaattgacttaaaaGTAAACATTGAGGatcaaaatgattaaaaaaaggaattaaggccaaaatgtcaaaagttATAAACGTTAGGGGCCAATTTTGACATGATgcctaaattatattttaacaatataaTATCGATTGAAAATAATATGAACACAACATAAAAaggaattacaaaataaaactAACATGGGAATGTAATTGATATAAAAGTTAAATGTGGTTTTAGTTGAAGTGGAAAATTTGAGATAGTAAATAATATGATGTTATGGGTTGAAATTTCAtagttaccaaaaaaaaaaacataaatgccTTTAGAGTAGTATTTATTACTTTGTAAAATAAATAGATTTATGATAATTTCCTAACTGAATTGAGGTCCAATGAAGtgttatttctaatattttatagaAGTAAAATATACGAGTTACTCTATATATGCCTATTTGTGTATTTGGTccataattttgttttatttttttcgctTTTCTGGTGGTATGAGAAGGAGAGacatgaaaaggaaaaagagatgaagaaaatgagaaatgaaagagaatatatatatatatatagtagttATTGATCATAATAAAAATGTAAGAAatcttaatttggtaaaaattgaaatatgcaagcAACCAACCATTGATGATTAGATATGGTTACGATTTGCACAATTTTTAAAGAAATCATCAAATATTAACAAAATGACATGCATGAAATAATATTCAAGTTATATTGATACAATTGAAAGGTTAAATTTATGGATAAAAATGTATCAAAAACCTTTAAGTGTAAATTTTGATGGCAAAAGTCATCATAAAAAATGAACGCTGAAATTTCAAGCAGCAACTTAAATGTCAAAAAGGAAGGCAGATAAAAATCATCttcattttgactttttttttcataGAATTATTTTGTTGACGAAATCATTATTCTCGTTGATATTAAGAGAAtaacttaaatatttattaaaactatggtaaagaaaagaaagaaaatgtaggATCATAGGTTAAATGAAATTGtcataaaaaacaattaaaagttagaaaatgcaatctaaaaaataaaatgcagcaaaaaaatttaagcatgcaTATAAATTAAATTCTACAATTTGCTCACTTCCTTTAATCATTATATTAAGGTGGATGGAAATCTGGGTCTGCTTTCATTTCAGTTTTAATTCAGATTTGGTGTTCTTTTTCCATTTTGCTTGTCTAAGATTTTTGTATTTACAAGACTTTAGCTCATTTAGGTATGATGTAAATTTATTTATGaagattttaataattttttctagtttgatttctattttataaAAGATATACAATGAGAATCTTAGTTGTTTTGATTGCAAATTGCAAATTTCATTTTCTATTAATAATTTTGAATCGAgttttaattatgaattatagGATAAGACATGATTAAATGATACAAAATCAAAGTGAAAGATAATATAAGACTAAATGATACCACTGATTAACAAATATTGTGGAGCCACTAATTCTTTCACAGATTAAGAATATACtcctttattacttttattattggaTTTCAGTATTCTGCAATTGGGTTTAGTAATGATACAAAGTAACATTGAACTCGAGACTAGCATTCCCGGTCGTGGCATTGGAAGAAGTGGCCCGCAATAGAGTAAACCCTTTGGCCATCCTAAACGCACCTCTCCCTCCCACTATTGCCATTTCACGAATTGTGCCGCGGCTAGGAACAAAATCTGTGGGGGGATATCGTGAGAACAAACTGAAGGAGCTCCCATTGAACCTGCCAGTGGTAAATCCAAAATCAGCATAAAAATAATTGCAGTGAACTTGGCAGGGTCGTGACTTAATGCTAAGTACATCCCTTGGGCGTTTCCAATGACCGTGGATGTTAGATCTGGCCCTACAGTGAGGGGATCATTCATTATACAAGCTTCCATATGGGGAAGGGGAAAAGAAATTATCGGTGATGTTAGCGTGAGCTATCAAGACTGTAGTAGGATTATTTCCAACGAGAATATCGTGGTAGAAAAAGTGGAGTCGGGTCACCTTTTCCACCATAGCATGTGGCTTAACATTTTCGTAGTATTGGCCATAGACTGGTGTATTAGAGAATAGAAGTAGTTAGTCAGTTAGTGAGGTTGTTACTCAATTCAGAAAGCCTTTATATACTGTACATTAAGAATAAACAACAAGAAGTTTATTCTATTATTTCACTCTCTGCTTCTTTCTGTTTGGATAGTTGTTTTCTTACTTTACCTAGTTCTTTCATGGTATCATACGCCAAGTGATTCTGGTCATTGCTTCTCATGGCTTCCGCTGATTCAGCGTCCGGTGAACCTAGCTCCGGTGTATTTGCTGCCGATCGAGTCACAACAGTTCTTCCTCGACATGAAGTGGTCAAACTCGATGAAGGTACTTACCTTCAATGGCGTAAACAGGTAAAGCTGATTGTTAATGGCTATGGACTCGCAGGTTTTTTAGATGGCACTGTTGCTCCGCCGTCGCGATTCATCGCTCTACCTGATTGATCTCGTGCTCCAAATTCGGCGGCTCAAGTCTTTACGCAGCAAGATCAACTGCTAATGTCCTGGCTTCTTTCTACTGTAACTTCCTCTCATCAATCCTCCTTTGATGATGCTTGCACGGCGTGTGACATATGGAGCATGGCCGGTAATCTTTTTGCCGCTGATACGGGGGCCAAGCAGTCGAGGATTCGGCATGAACTTCACGCGTTGAAGAAAGGTAATCTTTCGATTAAGGCGTATGTTGCTCGGATTAAAGATTTATGTGCTATGCTAGATGCTTCTGGCTCTCGTATCTCCGATGAAGAAAAGATCGAAGTGGTGCTTGCGGGTTTGCCGTCGGAGTTTGAGGCGGTTATCTCCTCTGCT contains:
- the LOC107921566 gene encoding dirigent protein 4-like translates to MNDPLTVGPDLTSTVIGNAQGMFNGSSFSLFSRYPPTDFVPSRGTIREMAIVGGRGAFRMAKGFTLLRATSSNATTGNASLEFNVTLYHY